One Mus musculus strain C57BL/6J chromosome 2, GRCm38.p6 C57BL/6J genomic window, CCAAGGGGTAGCAAAGCCCGCACTAActtcataaaatacaaaataagggAGAGGTGACGGGAGGGAGATTTGTAAAATACAATATCTTAGGGGAttgacaataataaaaaataaggttCATTATTTACAAACGATTTCTGTTCTTGGTCTCTGTACAGTAGGAGAtgggggtgtgtgtttgtgtgtgtatgtctgcttgtgtgtttgtgtatgagggGGCCAGGAACAGTGGTTGCGTTGGTCACTATGGGAAGGAAACGGGTAGCCCAGTGAGTGGTTTATCGGAGGAGGACGGATAGTGGTAGGAGGGAAAGGTGGGAACGGAGTGGTCAGCCCAGGGGAGCAGTCCAAGTGTCTGGGGACATAGAGCGTCCCCAGCTACTACAGGGACCCGGGGGGCAGGGGTATGAGCTGGATCTGGGTCATCGAGCAAGAGAACGCCTCTTCTGGGTGCCAGGGTGTCCGTCCTGTGTCCTGGGTCTTGGAGTGGCCTAGGAGAGTTTGATGGTGGTGTTGGGGCCCAGATCCCTGGGGAGAGAAGAAGATCCAGGGATGAATCTGCCCTGGGGTACCCGTCATTCAACTGTGAGCCAGGACTTGACCAGGGCCCCCTCCCCCTGGGAAGATGTGGCTGAGGGAGGCACAGCCTGGGACCCTGGGAAGGGAAGGCTGTCCCTCTGCTCACCTGTCATGGAACCACTCCTTGGGGTGGGAGAAGTTGGGGCTGGTGCCGTTGTCATCAGTGTCCTCTGGCCAGGTCTCTCTCAAGTACTTGGTGGTCTCATGGATGCTGTCTGCACGGTCATGTCGGAGGTGGTCCTGGGGCCTCTGCTCTGCTGGACCCCCGGGTTTGAGCTCCCAGCCTTCTGGGGGCTCCACAGGCAGTAGAGCACCTCGGCCATCTTCCCATGAGCCTGCCCCATCATCGTAGAACAGTAGGCTTCGGGAAGGCACTGTGGAGAAAACCAGGGTGAGCCACGGAGGCCCCTCAGGTATGTGCCCTCTGCCGGATCTGCTTCATTCACTTGCCGGGCATGAAGAGTACAGCCTCTGACATCTTACAGGCTTGACTCCTCCTCCTAGCCCTGAGGATCCCTGGCTATGTGATTTTAGGCTAGTCACACACTCTGCTCTGATTTTGCTGGGCATCAGTTTGttgatctgtaaaatggggatagtATAACCAACCTCACGGAGATTCAAGGATTCAATGAGTAAACGCAGTATAACAATTGAAGCTgtgctgctttttgtttttgtttttgtttttgtttttttgcttttcgagacagggtttctctgtgtagccctggctgtcctggaactcactctgtagaccaggctggcctcaaactcagaaatctgcctgcctttgcctcctaagtgctggaattaaaggcgtgcgccaccacgccccgctcgGAGCTCACAAAAATGTAGCACTTCTGAGCAAGACAATAATGGTTTGCTTACTGGGAACTGGGACTTTTCCCTCCTTATATTAAGGACTGAACCCAGAACTTCGTAATAGCTAGgtcaagactctctctctctctctctctctctctctctctctctctctctctctctctctctctctctcgtttatATTGAGACGGGGgggggtctcactaagttgctcaGGCAGGCCATTAATTAATTTTGTAGCCCGTGTAAGCCTTACACCTACGCTCTTTAGGCCTTGACCTAAGAAGCTAGGATCACACTGACAGGACCTGCTGAGAGCTGGGTTCGAATCCTCCCGTGCCACTTACTTCCTGGGAGAATTAAGGaaacccttttcttttctcttctaggCTAGTTCCTCTGGGAAGTcaaggggagagaaaaaaaaaaaagaatgtttgttgGACACCCGTGCCAGGCTTTATATAAAGCCCTTAGCTTAAAGCCAATTAAATCTCACACGAAGCCCTGGGAATGAGGTGCTTTAAGCCCCGCTTCCCAGAGCTCATCATCAAGGGTCCCCGTAAATTGGCTTCCTGGCTCCAGTCTGCTGCCTGCCTCCCAGCTTCCCCTGCAGGGTTTAATCTATGAGAATCTATGGAAAAGGCGGCCCCTGGCATTGTGTGAAGCTGCAGTCCGGAAACCAGCCCGCTCAACAAGCCACCTCCTTCCTCAGACGTGccctctgccctgccctgtgCTTCACTCCCTCCAGAGGCTCATTCatgtcctccctccccctccctggggTTTGTACTTTAGCACAGCCCCTcctcttctgtgtctgcttcctCTCCTCTGTCCTTGATAGCCTtggcccgccccgccccgcccccgcgccAGCCCCACCCCACCGCTCCATCGCAGCCCCTCTCCTCTCAGTtctcctcccagctcccagctcctgtCCTCCCTTCTAGCCTCTCAGCCTTGCtcaccgcccccacccccacccccgcagtaCCCCTCCTCTCCATACACTCCctgctctcccctctctctgaccTCTCAtctgtttcctctttctcttcagcCACGTAAGATTCATGTCCCTGGCATATGAAGGATGGCCTAGAAGTTCTTCCATGGGTCTACCGGAAGTGGCCTCTACCTCTGAAAGCCATGCTAATCTTTGCTGTTCCCTATACTCTTGCTGTTCGTGGCCTGTCTTTCCCCTCATGTCAGGAGCTATTCCAGAAGGCAAGGTATATGCTCACTGTAAGGATGGCAGTTTCTGGAGTCTAGAAATCAACATGAAGCCAAGATGTGCACCCTGGCTCACACAACTAGCAAATGCAGAGCCGGCTGTGACTGATTCTGAAATGAACCACACCGCACTCCATTGGGGTGGCACCCACATCACAACTACCATGCTCCCCAGGGGTAGGCACTCCCAGCAGAGTCCTGACACCTGCTGCAGGTCCCCTGTGCCTCAGCGGCTTTCTTAACACTGTCACATCAGAAATGACTGAAGACTGACACTCACTTGCTGTCCCTAGAACACTCTGCCGCCCACTAAGTCTGCCCTCTCCACATCGCTGCGCCAAAGGATCTCAGAGAGGCAAAGAATCTGgtcctcaggctggagagatggctcagcaggtaagagcactgactgctcttccagaggtcctgagttcaattcccagcatccacacggtggctcacaaccatctgtaatgggatctgatacccttttctggtgtggctgaagacagctacagtgtacttacatataataataaataaatctttaaaaaaagagtataGAATGAGATAATGCCAACCCAAAtctcttataaatatttatttttaatttttttaatgtgtatgaatgctttgcctgccATTGTGTCTGTGTACTACCTGGGTGCTTGGTGCCTTCGGTGACAAGAATTTGGCATctcatcccctggaactggagttgcaggtggctgtgagccaccatatgggtggtTAGGCACCAAACatgggtcctctaaaagagcagccagtaccaagccatctatctctccagcactccagactttttggagacagggtctcactaatgtatccctggctggtctggaactcctcatgtagactgggctggtcttgaactcatagatccacctgcctctgcctccagagtgctgggattaaaggtgtgagtgcAGCTGATATGGCTTCTCTCTAGTAACTGGCTAACACCCAGAGTTTGGAGGTACTTACTCTGACTGGCTGCATAGACACTGTCAGCTGCGATAGGGTCTTCTTTCACAGTCATTGAGCCGGAAGAGAATGCAGGAAGGCAGGGCACAAGGGAGCCCAGCACCAGAACGAAGCACAAGGCTGCCACCTAGTAGTAGACAGAGCAGTCTATTATTAGTCGGATCTGGGGCAGGGCAGGCCTACAAGACTGGCCACTCCCAACTCTCCTCACCCTAAAGCATTGGACGCAAAAGGCTCAGTTTCCCCCAaatgcctccccagagctggctgCTCTCTTGGAAGCAGACACAGGCTGTTCAAGTCACCTTTAATCCAATCTAGTGACATGAAAGGGACCAGAGACCAGAGGGCGGGGTTCTGTGTGGTTTCACCTATAGAGAAatcaggaaaggaagaaaggggaaggggggaaggggaagggagggttgCAACTGTGACCAGGGAGAAGGACACATAGCCACATCACCTTCGCAGCCTGAGCCTGAGAAGGAGCCAAGGGCCCCGGGGAGCTCCAGCGAGGCCCTGCCCTTAGAATGTCAGAGGCAACATGTGCTTACCAGGGAGGACAGACTAATGGAAGAGAGCCACTCAGAGGCTGAGCCTGACCTAGGTGTCCCCTCTAGCCTTGGGGACCCTGAGGGGGGCTCCTTTATTTTCTCCCTATCACCCATCCCAAGAAGAATCACACTCCTTGAATCTATAGAAGCCACTTTTCCAAGGACCTGCCTTTCACTAGATTTAGCAGCATCAACCTCACATCTATTAGAACTGGCCTGGACAGGTCACTGGTCCCCTCAGACTCTGCTCACTGTCCTGGAGAGCTAGCCTCAAGAAGAGCTTCCCCCTGCTGCCTTATGCTAAGGAGTAGCACCTACCATGAGGCAGGTGCCGGTCTGCGTGGCTGCCATCTTGTACGGTCTGGAGATCTTGCTGGTGACCAGAGTCTGGAGTTTCTGCAGCTGCTGGAGCAGGGTCCTGAGGAAGGCACAGAAGTCACCATGGGGACTCAGGTACAGCAGCCATGTCTGCATCCTGGCCTCTCCTGAGGAGCCCTGGCTGGCTCCTGACTGGGCCTCTATGCTTTGGTGCCCATTGTAGTCAAGATATAAAAGGTCACCTCCTGGTAGGCTTTCTGCAGCCTGGCTTGGGTCTCGGGGACCTGACTCATGGTGGGAAGCTGGGTCATCCTGTAGAAGCTTAGGGGTGCCTAACTCTTGCTCCTGACTTCTCAGGAGAGGATGGATTTCCTTTTCTTATGCAGCACCAGTCACAGAGATATTGACTCTCCTCCCTTGCACCCCACAGCACCCTGATTCCACAAGAAAGACACTTGACATAGTGTGTAGTGCAGTCAGTAAATGGGCCATTGTTTATGTTCATTTATTGCTGTTTTACCATTATCACAGCACCTGTAGCACATTAGCTTTATTTGGGGAGTTCCATTGTTGTCTCAGTTGCTAACTGAGGGCAAGAACTAGGTGCTGCCCAGCACAGAATCCTGGTTAATACTGCACTTCTCCACCCAGCAGTGTTCATGCAGTTCCTGAAGTGGACAGCAGGTGGCGCAATAGTCTTAAAACAGATTTTTAAGGGCAGAGGTAGCGAGGTGAAGTTTGAAGGCTCCGCCCCTACCCCATTCCTGCCTGAGAAGCTGGGtctgagaaaggaaaggagaaaatatgTAGCAAGTTCTCCTGAGGCCTGGGAAACAGAAGGATGCCCAAGTACATAGGAAGTTCATGACTGagctacaaaacagaaaaaccctgatTTCAAAAATTGAGCACTCAGGTTAGGCTAGGTGGTGCACGCCTGGAAGAAGCCTTGCACTGGGCCAGGCAGCCAGAGgggaaggaggatcaggagtccaaggaCAGCTTCAAGGGCATCATGAGTTTGTGGTCAACCTGGCTACACAAGAACATGTTTCAAAAAGTGACAGGGGTGGTTAAATGGCTCAGCACATACAAGTACTTGCCAGCAAGCCTAATAACCCCAGTCCCGTCCCTGGTACCtatgggtggaaggagagaattgactacTATAATTTGCCATCTAACCTGCACAGGTAACAGcatggtgtgcacacacatactcaaaaaataaacaaactaaaaacttaaaatatgtaaacagacaaaaactaaaaacatagCAAGGGAGCTTAGCGAAGTGGTAAAGTGTTTGTGCGGTGTGtacaaggtcctaggttcaacTTTCAGCTAGCAAGGAGACAGTGTTAGGATTCTACTAAATACTGTTGCTTGTGTGACTGTTATTACTCCTAGAAAACAGTATGGATTCATAGCCCAGGACACAGAAGGCAGTGTCCTGTGTTAGGATTCTACTAAATACTGTTGCTTGTGTGACTGTAATCACTCCTAGAAAACAGTATGGATTCATAGCTCAGGACACGATCTAGAATCAAGAAGAAAGCACTCTTTAATGCCACAGatcattttggttttggttgtgtcTTATAGAGTTTCACATCAGTCCCGTTAGCCAGTTGCTGGTGTCACATCACTGTCACCAAGAatactgaggcccagagaggctcACAAGAAACAGTAGAGTCACAGACAATAGCAGACCAGAGCCAGAACCCAAGGTCCAAATCTGTAGTTTTATGCTACAAGCCAGGTGCCATGCTGGCTTCCTGAGACTCATGCTTCTCAAACCCAATGTAATGGACCCATCCAGGGTACTTGTTAAAGTGCAATTTGAGAGCTGGCTTAGCAGGTACAGTGCTATCAcccaagcatgaggatctgaatttgtatccccaacacccatgtaaaaaaagccaggcatgagcCAGTGgctcacccctttaatcccagcactcaggacacagaggcaatgatctctgtgagttcgaggccactctggtctacattAGCAgcttccagggcagccagagctatataataataataataataataataataataataataatcaccttgtctcaaattaaaaaagaaaaaaaggaaggaaggaaggaagaggtgaaaggaaggaaggaaggaaggaagaaaggaagaaagggagaaaggaagaaagagggctagagagatggctcagcggttaagagcactgactgctcttccagaggtcctgagttcaattcccagcaaccacatggtggctcacaaccatctgtaatgggatccgatgccctcttctggtgtccctgaagacagctacagtgtactcatatagataaaacaaataaaatcttaaaaagttaaaaagaaagaaaagaaaggctggcTGGGTATGGCTGCCACAGTCCTGGTGTGTTGGGAGGAGGGGGGCAGTGGACACTGGACACAGAGCCAGCTCAGTCAGCCACCCAGTGAGTGTCAGATTCAGAGAAGGATCCTGTTTCAGATGATAAGGTGAAGAACAACCAAAGAGGATGCTGGATGTTGACCTCTGCATACttacgcacgcatgcacacacgcatgcacgcacatacacacaatgtacATTCTGGCTCAGCAATCTTAGAAAAGTCCTGAAATTCCTGATTTCTCACAAGTTCTCGGGTCACATGGGGAGCTGGCTTTGAGTGGCAAAGGTCTTGGCCATCAGATTTAGTAGTATAGGAATTGCTCTAGGGACATACAAAAGTATTGATtgaaggggctggcaagatggctcaagggttaagagcactgaccactcttccagaggacctgggctcagttcccagcatctatatgGCAGCTCCTAATTGTCTGGAACTctagtttcagaggatccaacaccctcttgtggcctccatgggtactgcatgcacatgctgcacagacacacagtaggcaaaacactcatgcacataaaacaacaaACCACAGCAACACTGGTGGCAGCCAGGTACAGGGACACAAGCTTGAACTCTACTACTTAGGTGGTAGAGGCAGAGAGCTCAGCaagtctggagccagcctggattatatgagactctctcaaaacaaaataaaatctacacAGATCGCTGATCCCTGCCTCTGCAGTAAATGACTCAACAGACTTAGCTCTGGGCCTGAGTATAAgcacttctttcttttcctttgtttgtttgagacagagtctatctATGCTTTCCtacctatcctggaactctctaggtataccaggctggccttgaacttacacaGATCTGCTTGTCTGtgccctcccaagtgctaggattacaggcatgcacaatCATGcccaggaagagagaagaagcgTTTCTAACAAGCTGAGAGACGATGCTGACGCTGAGAAGCACAGCTGGAAAGTTTCTGCCCTGCACAGTCTCGCTTGAACATCTTACTGGCCTGTCAGAAGTCTAGAGTTATGTGCAGTCAGGGACACCTGGGAAGTCAGGGACTGGCAggacctcagagctcccaggtaaTGGGGTGCATGCTGGGGTATCACCCAGGTCATGGGGTGCATGCTGGGGTATCAACTTGAGctggttctctttctctcctgcctcccaGAGCCTTTAGTGGGCAGGTGGGATACAGGGGTGCCACTCACCTGTTGGCAGTCTCTAGGGTTTCCACTTTCTTCCACAGCTCATTGTTCTCTGATGTATATGTCTCCACCCTGGAAGGGTCAAGCAGGCACAGGCTCAGGGTGTTCCCACAGACTCCTCTGTCCCACAGTCATCCCACTGCCTGCAGCCAGGCCTCTGGCTGGTGACACCAGGTTGGGGTCCTGTCCTGAATGTGGCACTTACTTCTTTTCTAGACATTCCACATACTCCTTCTTCTTGCGGCGGCTCTCCTGGGCAGAaatctgaggaggaggaggaagttccAAAAGAGGGGTTACCATGGCCTAGTATCCCCTTCCCAGGCAGCCCCTGGTTTCAGAGATGACATCACCGAGGGGCAGAGGCCCACTTCAGTGAAAATGTCCTCACAGTCCTAGGGCAGGGACAGCTCCGGTCTTACCTTGTTCTTAATTTTCCTGCGTACTCTCTTCAAGGCCTTCTCCTCAGCCTTGGTGAGGGGGAGCTTGGTGGGGATAGGGTAACCCTCCGCGATCAAGGTCCGCTTCTCCTCTTCTGTCAAGAGCAGTGGCCCTGATGTCCCCTGCAGTTTCTGAGGAAAGCAGACAATCTGGGGTCAAACTCAAGCACTACTGTGTACTGTCTGCGTATTCAACTCTCCGACTCTCGGTTTCCTCCTTGGAGAAGGGGACGAATCTGAGTTAGGTCCAGTAACACGGATCAAGTGTTTGAATGGTTTTGGGAGGCCCCTTCATCTATCCTACCCTAGAATCCACAGTCTCAAAGCTCATTCGTCTAGGGTCCCCTAAACAGCACCCTCCTCAGGCCCTTTCCCTCAGTTCCAATTAAGAGGAGCCATGACCTCCTCAGGGTTCAAAGTCTCTTCCATTTTGCCCCCCAAAAGTACTTCTTGGAGATAGGCAGGGTCACTCGTTAGGGCTCAGAAACGTCAGAATCTCACCTTGGTTCCATAACTGGTTGCATCCAGGCCCCACCTGACCTTGTCTCTCTATCTTTGATTTCTAGTCATCTTGAGGCAGAACTGGAACATTCCCCTCTTATCTGTTAATCAGGTACCTCCCCCCCAGATCTGATGGGGTAAGTGTCAGACTTGGGGCTCCCTGACCCTCTTCACTGATCAGGGAACTAGGTGAGCCTACTTATCACCTCATCTCCAGGGTCAGCCCATCCCTAGTTGCTTACGTGAGGGGCAGTGAGGAGCGGAGAGGTGGAAATGGCCGTGGAGGAGCGGGCCATGGGCCGGACAGGGCTGGAGGGGGGAAGAGAGCGGGGACTCTGGGAGCCGTCACTGTCACTGCCATGGCTGCTGGGGGGTGTTGGAGGCATCTGTacgaggtcctctgcaaaaagtaGAGGACTTGGTTAGTAGGACTGCACCCCATCTCTGTGGTAATGTCATGAGAACAGCTGAACCAGCCCTGACTGCAGAAAATGTACCGAGAGGCCCTTGACCCGAGCTGGGTATCAGATGCCCCTAGCAGTGTTAGAAAAGACACTTGGCACCCATGAAGATGATTGCTGAGTGCTACCTCTGTGATGGTTGGTATATGCTCGACCCAGGGGgtgcactattagaaggtgtggccttgttggagtaggtgtatcactgtgggcatgggcttaagaccctcatcctagctgcctgggagccagtattctactagcagccttcagatgaagacgtagaactctcagctctgcctgcaccatgcctgtctggatgctgccatgctcccgccttgatgataatggactgaacctctgaacctgtaagctagccccaattaaatgctgtccttataagagttgccttggtcatggtgtctgttcacagcagtaaaatcctaactaagacaacctatCTCTCTCTGCTGGTGCAGAGGGAGCTCCCTGCTATCTTGGTGAGGAACCCCCTGGGCTGCATGCTTCCTTACCCATAGCTTCACAGGATTCAGGCTTTTAAAGCCCCAGTTCTGTAAGTCCAGAGAGGACTAAGTTCAAACCAGACCAGTGGGGTTCAGGCTGACCAATgtcctttcatttcctttctctgactctaaaACATGGATTCAGTCTCAGGGTAATAGGATGGGTGGTAATCAAATGAACAGATGTGTGAGTGGAGTGAGAGATGGATtcatggatggacagatgggtggatggatggatagatgattggatggacagatgggtgggtggatatatggatggacagatgggtggatggatggacagataggtAAACAGTTGAGTAGGAGATGGATGGACAGTTATATGgatggaaaagaaaatgactgGTGGCTATAAAATAGTTTTCAGTTATCAAGTGGATGGAAGGAGGCTCAGCAAATGGAGTGAGGTATTCGTAGAGTGATGGTGGTTGAAGATTGGGTAAGGAAGGAATGGAAGGAGAGGGAATATGGATAGACAAGGAGCAAGAGATTGGGAAGGTGAGAACATTTGGGGGAGAAGCAGGAGTTTTGAGGCACAGGGGTGGTCTAGATGGAGGTGGTCTAGACAGATGCCATCTGTCCATGACTAGAAGGAGTCTCTTGTACACACTTACCTGGTGTCACTTTGAGAAACTGGCTCATTTCTGGGGGCTCTGCTTTGATCACTGgcagctgagtcatttctcctggGGCCTGAGGAAGAGACAGATTCATCTCCATCACCTGCCCCTGGGACAATTCTCATCAAGCCCttcactttcctccctccctttgacTGGAGGTTTGCCCTGCAGAGCTGGAGGAATGGCTGGCCTCAGGAGTTCTGGGCTCAGCCCAGGCTAGTCCTCATGATTAGAAAAGCCGTTTGGCACATTGGACAATGAACAGTGGCTACACACTGTAGGCCAGAACTGAGTCTCAGGAAGGGAGAGTTCCTATGGTATCCGGGGCCAGGCCGCCCTCCAGATAGAGGCTGACCCTTCACTGTGAAAGCCATGTAGACCTTGGTATGTGGTTGCCATGAGCACAGGAGGTCATGTTAGTTCCACTGTAGCTGTTGGATGAATGGGAACAATGGTTCAGGAGGAATTAAGTGGGCAAGGCTGAGAGAAAGCAGCAGGAGCTGAAATGTCTTGTGGATCCTTGGATACAAATGGGAGTAGAGCCCAGTCAAGGAAGCTTGCAGCAGTGAGAACCCTTGGGGGGCTTCAAGTTAGGCGTGGGTGCAATCAGATGTACGCTCTTAAGAAGAATGTGTTCCTATGTATCTAAATTCCAAAGTGACGTTATAGTCAGGGCTTCAGGAAAATGTGTGGTTTTGTACGTGTGCTCATAAGTGGTGGTCTCCGTGAGAAGGTCTTGGCTCTTGGGACTGTCTTTCCCTA contains:
- the Creb3l1 gene encoding cyclic AMP-responsive element-binding protein 3-like protein 1, producing the protein MDAVLEPFPADRLFPGSSFLDLGDLNESDFLNNAHFPEHLDHFVENMEDFSNDLFSSFFDDPVLDEKSALLDMELDSPAPGIQAEHSYSLSGDSAPQSPLVPVKMEDTTQDVEHGAWALGNKLCSIMVKQEQSPELPVDPLAASSAMAAAAAMATPPLLGLSPMPRLPIPHQAPGEMTQLPVIKAEPPEMSQFLKVTPEDLVQMPPTPPSSHGSDSDGSQSPRSLPPSSPVRPMARSSTAISTSPLLTAPHKLQGTSGPLLLTEEEKRTLIAEGYPIPTKLPLTKAEEKALKRVRRKIKNKISAQESRRKKKEYVECLEKKVETYTSENNELWKKVETLETANRTLLQQLQKLQTLVTSKISRPYKMAATQTGTCLMVAALCFVLVLGSLVPCLPAFSSGSMTVKEDPIAADSVYAASQMPSRSLLFYDDGAGSWEDGRGALLPVEPPEGWELKPGGPAEQRPQDHLRHDRADSIHETTKYLRETWPEDTDDNGTSPNFSHPKEWFHDRDLGPNTTIKLS